A window of the Halichoerus grypus chromosome 2, mHalGry1.hap1.1, whole genome shotgun sequence genome harbors these coding sequences:
- the PEX12 gene encoding peroxisome assembly protein 12: MAEHGAHITTASVADDQPSIFEVVAQDSLMTAVRPALQHVVKVLAESNPAHYGFFWRWFDEIFTLLDLLLQQHYLSKTSASFSENFYGLKRIVMGATHKPERLASAGLPKKQLWKSIMFLVLLPYLKVKLEKLVSSLIEEDEYSIHPPSSRWKQFYRAFLAAYPFVNMAWEGWFFVQQLRYILGKAQHHSPLLRLAGVRLGRLTIQDIQALEHKAAEASMMQQPARSVGEKIKSALKKTLGGAALSLSTGLSVGVFFLQFLEWWYSSENQETIKSLTALPTPPPPVHLDYNSDSPLLPKMKTVCPLCRKTRVNDTVLATSGYVFCYRCVFNYVRSHQACPITGYPTEVQHLIKLYSPEN, translated from the exons ATGGCTGAACATGGGGCTCACATCACAACTGCTTCTGTGGCGGACGACCAGCCATCCATCTTTGAGGTGGTAGCACAGGACAGTTTAATGACAGCCGTGAGACCTGCTCTTCAGCATGTGGTCAAG GTTCTCGCAGAATCAAATCCTGCCCACTATGGCTTCTTTTGGAGGTGGTTTGATGAAATCTTCACCCTGCTAGATCTTCTGCTCCAGCAGCATTATCTGTCTAAAACCAGtgcttcattttctgaaaatttttatgGCTTAAAGCGCATTGTGATGGGGGCCACACACAAGCCTGAGAGATTGGCCAGTGCTGGTCTCCCAAAGAAGCAGCTTTGGAAGTCAATTATGTTCCTGGTTCTTCTTCCCTACCTGAAAGTGAAGCTGGAGAAGCTGGTTTCTAGCCTCATAGAAGAGGATGAATATTCTATCCACCCCCCTTCTTCCCGCTGGAAACAGTTTTATAGAGCCTTCCTGGCAGCCTACCCATTTGTTAACATGGCATGGGAAGGCTGGTTTTTTGTACAACAACTTCGATACATCCTAGGAAAGGCTCAGCATCACTCACCATTGCTGAGGCTGGCTGGAGTTCGGCTAGGTCGACTTACAATTCAGGATATACAAGCTCTGGAGCACAAAGCAGCCGAAGCCAGCATGATGCAGCAACCAGCCAGGAG TGTTGGTGAGAAGATAAAATCAGCTCTGAAAAAAACTTTGGGAGGTGCTGCCTTATCCCTCTCTACTGGCCTTTCTGTGGGAGTATTCTTTCTGCAGTTCCTTGAGTGGTGGTACTCATCTGAAAATCAAGAAACCATCAAATCACTGACTGCCCTGCCTACTCCACCACCACCTGTACACCTAGATTACAATTCCGATTCTCCTCTGTTACCCAAAATGAAGACTGTGTGCCCACTGTGTCGCAAAACCCGGGTGAATGATACTGTTCTTGCCACCTCTGGCTATGTGTTTTGTTATCGCTGTGTATTTAATTATGTAAGGAGTCACCAAGCTTGTCCCATAACAGGTTATCCAACAGAAGTACAACATCTAATTAAACTGTACTCCCCTGAGAACTGA